Proteins from one Mucilaginibacter jinjuensis genomic window:
- a CDS encoding electron transfer flavoprotein subunit alpha/FixB family protein, translating to MSVLVYAENAGGKFKKSVFEAVSYARAVADQNNTTLTAISIGDVSADELNTLGNYGAHKILNVSADNLKNFVNQAYASVIAKAAEAEQADVMVISNTFSGRGLAPRVAVKLGAGIVDGAVSLPETANNKFTVKKTAFSGKAFATVELTSANKVIALIANSYKVTENPTGAKAEVFSVESKESDFKAMLKEIIKSADKVSLPDAEIVVSAGRGLKGPENWGMIEELADLLGAATACSKPVSDAGWRPHSEHVGQTGIAVSPNLYIAIGISGAIQHLAGISSSKVIVVINKDAEAPFYKVADYGIVGDAFEIVPKLIDAVKAYKALA from the coding sequence ATGTCGGTTTTAGTATATGCAGAAAATGCGGGTGGAAAATTCAAGAAATCGGTTTTCGAAGCCGTTTCTTATGCCCGTGCCGTTGCAGATCAAAATAATACAACGCTTACAGCCATCTCTATCGGCGACGTAAGTGCTGACGAATTAAACACGCTCGGCAACTACGGAGCACACAAAATTTTAAACGTATCGGCAGATAACCTTAAAAACTTTGTGAACCAGGCCTACGCTTCTGTGATTGCCAAAGCTGCCGAAGCAGAGCAGGCAGATGTTATGGTTATTTCCAATACATTTTCTGGTCGCGGCCTTGCCCCTCGTGTGGCTGTAAAACTGGGTGCTGGTATTGTTGATGGCGCAGTTTCCCTCCCAGAAACAGCTAACAACAAGTTCACAGTTAAAAAAACTGCATTTTCTGGTAAAGCTTTTGCCACCGTCGAACTAACTTCGGCCAATAAAGTAATTGCCTTAATTGCAAACAGTTACAAGGTTACAGAAAACCCAACAGGCGCTAAAGCAGAAGTTTTTTCGGTAGAAAGCAAAGAATCTGACTTTAAAGCGATGCTAAAAGAGATCATAAAATCGGCAGATAAAGTATCTTTACCTGATGCGGAGATTGTGGTATCGGCTGGCAGGGGCTTAAAAGGCCCCGAAAACTGGGGCATGATTGAGGAGTTGGCAGATCTTTTGGGTGCTGCTACTGCTTGTTCAAAACCGGTATCGGATGCCGGATGGAGGCCGCATAGCGAACACGTTGGGCAAACAGGTATAGCTGTCAGTCCAAATTTGTATATTGCTATTGGTATTTCGGGGGCTATACAGCATTTGGCAGGTATCAGCTCATCAAAAGTTATTGTTGTGATCAACAAAGACGCCGAAGCACCGTTTTACAAAGTAGCCGACTATGGTATTGTTGGCGATGCGTTTGAAATTGTTCCAAAATTAATTGATGCGGTAAAAGCATATAAAGCTTTGGCATAA
- a CDS encoding electron transfer flavoprotein subunit beta/FixA family protein — translation MNILVCISNVPDTTTKVTFNANNTQFNTAGVQFIINPYDEIALARAIELTDGGNGTVTVIHVGEAANEPTIRKALAIGATDAVRINAPAHDAYFVAVQIAEYVKQHQFDLILTGRESIDYNGSKVAAMLGELLDLPSVSIIKKLDVDGTQATVEREIEGGKEILTIPFPFVAGTAEGVAEPKIPNMRGIMSARTKPLAVVEPVEVKTFSEIISYETPAPRGQVKLIAADDVAKLVDLLHNEAKVI, via the coding sequence ATGAACATCTTAGTATGTATTAGTAACGTACCAGATACCACTACAAAAGTAACCTTTAACGCTAATAACACCCAATTTAATACAGCAGGCGTACAATTTATTATTAACCCGTATGATGAGATTGCTTTGGCCCGCGCTATTGAGTTAACAGACGGAGGTAATGGCACAGTAACAGTGATACACGTTGGCGAAGCTGCTAATGAGCCAACCATCCGCAAAGCACTGGCTATTGGCGCTACAGATGCCGTACGTATTAACGCCCCTGCGCATGATGCTTACTTTGTAGCCGTACAAATTGCAGAGTACGTAAAGCAACACCAATTTGATCTGATACTAACCGGCCGCGAATCTATCGACTATAATGGTTCTAAAGTAGCCGCTATGTTGGGTGAGTTATTGGATCTTCCATCGGTGTCTATTATTAAGAAGCTGGATGTGGACGGCACACAAGCAACTGTAGAACGCGAAATTGAAGGCGGTAAGGAAATCCTGACCATCCCCTTCCCATTTGTAGCCGGTACTGCAGAAGGTGTTGCCGAACCTAAGATCCCGAATATGCGCGGCATTATGTCGGCGCGTACCAAACCTTTGGCCGTGGTTGAACCTGTTGAGGTTAAAACTTTCTCTGAGATTATCAGTTATGAAACGCCTGCCCCACGCGGACAGGTAAAGTTGATTGCCGCCGATGATGTAGCCAAACTGGTTGATCTGTTACATAACGAAGCCAAAGTCATCTAA
- a CDS encoding tetratricopeptide repeat protein, with the protein MEQSRLEKLLEFLKNEPNDEFLQYALATEYLRLDDKETALNYYEGLVTNHPDYVGTYYHLGKLYESLNRKEDAVATYQKGMGAARAAKNNHALSELNSAYMQASGLYDDDDDDY; encoded by the coding sequence ATGGAGCAATCGCGTTTAGAAAAGCTGTTGGAATTTCTTAAAAATGAGCCCAATGACGAGTTTTTGCAGTATGCTTTGGCCACCGAATACCTGCGTTTAGATGATAAGGAAACAGCCCTGAACTATTACGAAGGCCTGGTGACCAATCACCCGGATTATGTTGGCACCTACTACCATTTAGGCAAGCTTTACGAAAGCCTTAACCGCAAGGAAGACGCTGTGGCCACTTATCAGAAGGGTATGGGGGCTGCGCGTGCCGCAAAAAACAACCATGCACTATCTGAGCTAAATTCGGCCTATATGCAGGCCAGTGGCTTGTACGACGATGATGATGACGACTATTAG
- the chrA gene encoding chromate efflux transporter encodes MRDALLYTFTAFGGPQAHLAVLLREFVEKRKYITEAELMELNALSQMLPGPSSTQTLVGIAWKVGKLPLALITFLIWVLPSAAVMCIAGLSFKALAQGTHFDEIIRYIQPIAVGIVAYAAFSFAQRILKTRVSVMLAISSVIATLILQNPYAFPLLVLMGGIVSSALETQPQENELRVKLFSNVNPNKIAYFIGILLLFAALGALINRTSPFSLPIRLFENFYRNGILIFGGGQVLVPLMFTEFVELKHYLTNTEFLSGYAIQQALPGPTFAFTSFLGTVTMANKGFGLWGQITGAIVAVIGVNLPGLILILFIVPFWEDLKKITRIRNSLSGINAVAVGFMITAFILLVKPFGVNWLFYGIMVATFLLLKFTRIKTPVIIVIGVLVGWFF; translated from the coding sequence ATGCGCGATGCGCTGCTATATACGTTTACGGCCTTTGGCGGTCCGCAGGCGCATTTAGCCGTTTTGCTGCGCGAATTTGTAGAGAAACGTAAATACATAACCGAAGCCGAGCTGATGGAGCTCAACGCCCTGTCGCAAATGTTGCCAGGCCCGTCATCAACCCAAACGCTGGTAGGTATCGCCTGGAAGGTGGGTAAGCTGCCGCTGGCTTTAATAACTTTCTTAATCTGGGTGTTACCTTCTGCCGCTGTAATGTGCATAGCAGGGCTTAGTTTTAAAGCGCTTGCTCAGGGTACCCATTTTGACGAAATTATACGCTACATCCAGCCCATTGCAGTAGGTATTGTGGCTTATGCCGCTTTTAGCTTTGCACAGCGGATTTTAAAAACACGGGTAAGTGTTATGCTGGCTATATCATCAGTTATTGCTACGTTGATTTTGCAAAACCCTTATGCCTTTCCTTTATTGGTTTTGATGGGAGGGATAGTCTCTTCAGCCCTCGAAACCCAGCCACAAGAAAATGAGCTGCGGGTAAAGTTATTCTCAAACGTTAACCCGAATAAAATTGCCTATTTCATTGGTATCCTGCTTTTATTTGCAGCATTGGGTGCTTTGATTAATAGAACCTCGCCATTCAGTTTACCTATCCGTTTATTCGAGAACTTTTACCGTAACGGTATCCTGATTTTTGGGGGAGGGCAGGTATTGGTACCGCTGATGTTCACTGAATTTGTAGAATTGAAGCATTATCTCACTAATACCGAATTTTTATCCGGCTATGCTATTCAGCAAGCTTTACCGGGGCCAACGTTTGCGTTTACATCGTTTCTGGGTACGGTTACCATGGCTAATAAAGGCTTCGGGCTTTGGGGGCAAATTACCGGGGCTATTGTGGCCGTGATAGGGGTAAACTTGCCTGGCTTAATTCTCATCCTTTTCATCGTCCCCTTTTGGGAAGATCTGAAAAAGATAACCCGGATCCGTAATTCGCTAAGCGGTATTAATGCCGTTGCAGTAGGCTTTATGATAACTGCCTTTATATTACTGGTTAAACCGTTTGGCGTAAATTGGCTTTTTTACGGGATTATGGTAGCTACTTTCCTGTTACTGAAGTTTACTCGGATTAAAACACCTGTTATTATTGTGATTGGGGTTTTGGTGGGGTGGTTCTTTTAA
- the dnaB gene encoding replicative DNA helicase: MENENQQYNKTNSDRRNRGFNAPQSNGLVGKLPPQARDLEEAILGALMLEKDALSSVIDVLKPEIFYVEAHQKIFKAIHTLFEKTSPVDILTVTAQLRQQGELEMIGGAYYITELTNRVASAANIEFHSRIIIQKFIQRELIRISTEVISAAYEDTSDVLDLLDKAEKNLFDIAQNNLRRDSRKMDEILHESLKELEALKDKKDGLTGVPSGFTDLDRITSGWQKSDLVIIAARPAMGKTAFVLTCARNAAVDFTKPVVVFSLEMSSVQLVNRLISGETQIEQEKIRKGNLEEWEWQQIHSKIGRLEQAPLIIDDTPSLNIFEFRAKCRRLKSQYDIQLIIIDYLQLMHGKSDGKGGNREQEIGSISRALKTVAKELEVPVLALSQLSRAVESRPGGSKRPMLSDLRESGSIEQDADMVLFLYRPEYYGLEFDEDNNPTQGVGEVIIAKHRNGETGRVRLKFVGKYVKFTDLDTNIDSFGAAPNAFTGLTPSQDFEKPNNFIIRPSRMDDMEDDAPPF; this comes from the coding sequence ATGGAGAACGAAAACCAACAGTACAATAAAACAAATTCAGACCGACGCAACAGGGGATTTAATGCGCCACAATCAAACGGACTTGTTGGTAAACTCCCTCCACAGGCCCGCGATTTAGAAGAAGCCATACTGGGTGCCTTAATGCTCGAGAAAGATGCCCTGTCATCTGTGATCGACGTATTAAAGCCCGAGATCTTTTATGTGGAAGCACATCAGAAAATCTTTAAGGCTATTCACACCCTGTTCGAGAAAACTTCTCCTGTAGATATTTTAACCGTTACAGCCCAGTTACGGCAGCAAGGCGAGCTGGAAATGATAGGCGGCGCTTATTACATTACCGAGCTCACTAACCGTGTAGCCTCGGCAGCCAATATCGAGTTCCACTCCCGTATCATTATCCAGAAGTTTATTCAACGAGAGCTAATCCGAATTTCTACTGAAGTAATCAGCGCAGCTTATGAGGACACTTCGGATGTTTTGGACTTACTGGATAAAGCAGAGAAAAACCTGTTCGATATTGCCCAGAATAACCTTCGCCGCGATTCGCGTAAAATGGATGAGATTTTGCACGAATCATTAAAAGAGCTTGAAGCACTAAAAGATAAGAAAGACGGACTAACCGGTGTACCATCGGGCTTTACCGATTTGGACAGGATCACATCAGGCTGGCAAAAATCGGATCTGGTAATCATCGCGGCTCGTCCGGCGATGGGTAAAACGGCATTCGTACTAACTTGCGCGCGCAACGCTGCTGTTGACTTTACCAAACCTGTTGTGGTGTTCTCGCTCGAGATGTCATCCGTACAGTTGGTTAATCGTTTGATTTCCGGCGAAACCCAGATTGAACAGGAAAAAATCCGTAAGGGTAATCTCGAAGAATGGGAATGGCAACAAATCCACTCTAAAATTGGCCGTTTGGAGCAAGCGCCGTTAATTATTGACGATACACCATCATTAAATATTTTCGAGTTCAGGGCAAAATGCCGCCGTCTGAAATCGCAATACGACATCCAGCTAATCATCATTGACTACCTACAGCTGATGCACGGTAAATCTGATGGTAAAGGTGGTAACCGTGAGCAGGAGATCGGTAGTATCTCACGTGCACTCAAAACCGTTGCTAAGGAGCTTGAAGTACCCGTACTGGCACTATCGCAGTTAAGTCGTGCGGTTGAGAGCAGGCCAGGTGGTTCTAAACGACCAATGCTGTCCGATTTACGTGAGTCGGGATCTATTGAGCAGGATGCGGATATGGTACTGTTCCTTTACCGCCCTGAATACTACGGACTGGAATTTGATGAAGACAACAACCCTACCCAGGGTGTCGGTGAGGTAATCATAGCCAAACACCGTAACGGTGAAACCGGCCGTGTACGCTTGAAATTCGTTGGTAAATATGTGAAGTTTACCGATTTGGATACCAATATCGATAGTTTCGGCGCCGCGCCAAACGCATTTACCGGTTTAACCCCATCACAAGATTTCGAAAAGCCAAACAACTTCATTATCCGCCCATCGCGCATGGATGATATGGAGGATGATGCACCACCTTTTTAA
- the rlmB gene encoding 23S rRNA (guanosine(2251)-2'-O)-methyltransferase RlmB — MSFSNSNSAKRESNQMVFGIRAVMEAIKSGKEIEALFIQRGLGGGLFLELKSLLQEYNLTAQQVPIEKLNRITTKNHQGVIGVISPITYQKIEDIIPQVFEAGKVPLVLVLDSITDVRNMGAIARTAECAGVDAIVIPSKGSAQVTPDAIKTSAGALFKIPVCRHDNLVQTVKFLQESGLQVVCCTEKTADSIYDVDYTPPTVIIMGSEEDGIRNELIRTAEHLAKIPMFGEIASLNVSVSTAVIVYEAIRQRGL, encoded by the coding sequence ATGTCCTTTAGTAATTCAAATTCAGCAAAGCGCGAAAGCAATCAGATGGTGTTCGGTATCCGTGCGGTAATGGAAGCCATTAAATCTGGTAAAGAGATCGAGGCTTTGTTTATACAACGTGGTTTAGGTGGTGGCTTGTTCCTGGAACTGAAAAGCCTTTTGCAGGAGTATAACCTTACTGCACAGCAGGTTCCGATTGAGAAACTGAACCGCATTACCACCAAAAATCACCAGGGCGTTATTGGTGTTATTTCGCCAATCACTTATCAAAAAATAGAGGATATTATCCCCCAGGTTTTCGAAGCCGGCAAGGTGCCTTTGGTGCTGGTGCTGGATAGTATTACCGATGTACGCAATATGGGCGCTATTGCCCGTACAGCAGAATGTGCCGGTGTTGATGCTATTGTTATCCCCTCAAAGGGTTCGGCACAGGTTACGCCGGATGCTATCAAAACTTCGGCAGGGGCATTATTTAAAATCCCGGTTTGTCGCCATGATAATTTAGTGCAAACTGTTAAATTTCTACAGGAATCGGGCTTACAGGTAGTTTGCTGTACCGAGAAAACAGCTGACAGTATTTACGACGTTGATTATACCCCTCCAACTGTAATTATTATGGGTTCTGAAGAAGATGGCATCCGTAACGAACTGATCCGCACAGCCGAGCATCTGGCCAAGATCCCAATGTTTGGTGAGATAGCCTCGCTTAACGTATCAGTTTCAACTGCAGTTATTGTTTACGAAGCGATCAGGCAGAGGGGATTGTAG
- a CDS encoding mannose-1-phosphate guanylyltransferase — MNKNYYAIIMAGGIGSRFWPISRTSYPKQFIDILGTGKTLIQNTYDRFIKICPPENIYIVTNENYADLVKEQLPGIADHQILTEPVMRNTAPCVAYGSYKIESMNEDAIVVVAPSDHLILNEQAFIDSINNSLNTAAEHDCLITLGIKPSRPDTGYGYIQYTDQLLNNDFHKVKTFTEKPTLEIAKSFIQSGDFLWNAGIFVWSAKSIVKAFGKHLPDMHDIFADARSVYNSEKERSHINTAYQQCINISIDYGIMEKAENVYVLPSEFGWSDLGTWTSVYQLAEKDYVGNAVIPAEKVIMYDSSNCMVNVPEDKLVVLQGLHDFIVVEANNTLMICPRDQEQSVKQIVADVKQKFGTKYI, encoded by the coding sequence ATGAATAAAAATTATTATGCCATCATCATGGCCGGTGGCATTGGGAGCCGGTTTTGGCCCATCAGCAGAACATCATATCCTAAACAATTTATCGACATTTTAGGTACAGGAAAAACACTGATCCAAAACACGTATGACCGCTTCATAAAAATTTGTCCGCCAGAGAATATATACATCGTTACTAATGAAAATTATGCCGACCTGGTAAAAGAACAATTACCGGGTATTGCAGACCACCAGATATTAACCGAACCTGTAATGCGCAACACCGCGCCTTGTGTGGCTTACGGTTCGTACAAAATTGAGAGCATGAATGAGGATGCAATTGTAGTGGTTGCCCCTTCTGATCACCTGATATTAAACGAACAAGCTTTTATTGATAGCATCAATAATTCATTAAATACCGCTGCCGAGCATGATTGCTTAATCACTCTTGGCATTAAACCATCGCGCCCCGACACCGGTTATGGCTACATACAATACACCGATCAGCTTTTAAATAACGATTTCCACAAGGTTAAAACCTTTACCGAAAAACCAACCCTGGAGATTGCCAAAAGCTTTATCCAAAGCGGCGACTTTTTATGGAATGCCGGTATTTTCGTATGGTCGGCTAAGTCAATTGTAAAAGCATTTGGTAAGCACTTACCAGACATGCACGATATTTTTGCCGATGCACGCAGTGTTTACAACAGCGAAAAAGAACGCAGTCACATCAACACGGCTTACCAGCAATGTATTAATATCTCGATTGATTACGGTATTATGGAGAAGGCCGAGAACGTTTACGTTTTACCTTCTGAATTTGGCTGGAGCGATTTGGGTACCTGGACCTCTGTTTACCAGCTGGCCGAAAAGGATTATGTAGGCAACGCCGTTATCCCAGCCGAGAAAGTGATTATGTACGATTCATCAAATTGCATGGTGAACGTTCCCGAAGATAAGCTGGTTGTACTGCAAGGGCTGCACGATTTTATCGTTGTAGAAGCCAATAACACCCTGATGATCTGCCCGCGCGACCAGGAGCAATCTGTGAAACAGATAGTTGCAGATGTAAAACAGAAATTTGGAACTAAATATATTTAA
- the recQ gene encoding DNA helicase RecQ has product METKKSLFDNLQNFFGFDNFKGEQEAIITNILAGNDTFVIMPTGGGKSMCYQLPALMSDGTAIVISPLIALMKNQVDQLRAFGGSDSIAHFLNSSLTKADILKVKEDVLNGKTKLLYVAPESLTKQENVDFLRLNQVSFVAVDEAHCISEWGHDFRPEYRKIRQVISNIGENIPIIALTATATPKVQHDIQKNLQMNNATVFKSSFNRSNLFYEVRAKRNVLKEIIKFVKQHQGKSGIVYCLSRKKVEEVAEALSLNGVKALPYHAGLDAKVRADTQDKFLMEDVDVIVATIAFGMGIDKPDVRYVIHHDVPKSMEGYYQETGRAGRDGGEGVCVAFYSEKDIDKLQKFMKDKPVSEREIGTQILKEVIDYAESSVCRRKQILHYFGENFNEAGCSCMCDNCAATKEHFDGEEHLHRALSLIKQLGEKFDDHHILGVLLGEDNPQVHHYEHHLIPEFGAGKAQGENLWKSLLRQALLDNYLSKDIDQYGLLHLTAKGQNFIDNPHSIRFIMNRPIENADDDDSEEGGKGGGSALDTQLLQMLKDQRKKLAKQKGLPPFVIFQDPSLEEMCTHYPITMDELKQISGVGAGKAAKFGASFIELIKKYVEENDIDRPIDLVIKSAANKSALKVYIIQNIDRHLDLEDIASSKGLSYEDILREIETIVNSGTKLNLNYYINEVIDEDRQDEVFDYFRSAEDDSIEHAMAELGNEDYTQEEVQLMRIKFMSELGN; this is encoded by the coding sequence ATTGAGACAAAAAAGTCGCTTTTCGATAATCTCCAGAATTTTTTCGGCTTCGATAACTTCAAGGGAGAGCAGGAAGCGATTATTACCAACATCCTGGCTGGTAATGACACATTTGTAATTATGCCTACTGGTGGGGGCAAATCAATGTGTTATCAGTTACCGGCCCTCATGAGCGACGGCACAGCGATTGTGATTTCCCCGCTTATTGCGTTAATGAAAAACCAGGTAGATCAGCTAAGGGCTTTTGGCGGATCAGACAGCATTGCCCATTTCTTAAATTCGTCATTAACGAAGGCTGATATACTGAAAGTGAAGGAAGACGTGCTGAACGGTAAAACCAAATTACTGTACGTAGCCCCCGAGTCACTTACCAAGCAAGAAAATGTAGATTTTTTACGATTAAACCAGGTATCATTTGTGGCCGTTGATGAGGCACACTGTATCTCTGAGTGGGGGCACGATTTTCGCCCCGAGTATCGTAAAATACGCCAGGTAATCAGCAATATCGGTGAGAATATCCCGATCATCGCTTTAACTGCAACTGCTACGCCTAAGGTGCAGCATGATATACAGAAAAACCTGCAAATGAATAACGCGACGGTTTTTAAATCGTCATTTAACCGCAGCAATTTATTTTATGAAGTACGTGCCAAGCGTAACGTACTGAAAGAGATTATCAAGTTTGTTAAACAGCATCAGGGAAAATCGGGCATTGTTTATTGCCTGAGCCGTAAAAAGGTAGAAGAGGTTGCAGAGGCGTTAAGCCTGAACGGTGTTAAGGCATTGCCTTACCACGCTGGTTTGGATGCCAAAGTACGTGCCGATACACAGGATAAATTCCTGATGGAGGATGTAGACGTTATTGTGGCTACCATTGCCTTCGGGATGGGTATCGATAAACCGGATGTACGTTACGTAATACACCACGATGTGCCTAAAAGCATGGAAGGGTACTACCAGGAAACCGGCCGTGCCGGCCGTGATGGTGGCGAAGGTGTTTGCGTGGCATTCTACTCAGAAAAAGATATCGATAAACTGCAGAAGTTTATGAAAGATAAGCCGGTTTCTGAACGCGAAATCGGTACGCAGATCCTGAAGGAGGTGATTGACTATGCTGAGTCGTCGGTTTGTCGTCGTAAACAGATCCTGCATTATTTTGGCGAGAACTTTAACGAGGCCGGCTGTAGCTGCATGTGCGATAACTGCGCTGCAACTAAAGAGCACTTTGATGGTGAAGAACACTTACACCGTGCATTAAGCCTGATTAAGCAATTGGGTGAGAAGTTTGATGACCACCACATTTTGGGTGTGTTATTGGGCGAAGATAACCCGCAGGTGCATCATTATGAGCATCATTTAATTCCCGAATTTGGTGCAGGCAAGGCACAAGGCGAAAATCTTTGGAAATCGCTGTTACGCCAGGCTTTGCTGGATAATTACCTATCGAAAGATATTGACCAATATGGTTTATTGCATTTAACGGCAAAAGGCCAAAATTTTATAGATAACCCGCACAGTATCCGCTTTATCATGAACCGCCCGATTGAAAATGCGGATGATGATGATAGTGAAGAAGGCGGCAAAGGCGGCGGCAGCGCATTGGATACCCAATTGCTGCAAATGCTGAAAGACCAGCGTAAAAAGCTGGCTAAGCAAAAGGGTTTACCTCCGTTTGTTATTTTCCAGGATCCATCTCTGGAGGAAATGTGTACGCATTATCCAATTACAATGGATGAGCTGAAACAGATCTCGGGCGTGGGTGCAGGTAAGGCTGCCAAGTTTGGTGCAAGTTTTATCGAACTGATTAAGAAATACGTAGAGGAAAATGATATTGATCGCCCGATTGACCTGGTGATTAAAAGCGCTGCCAATAAATCGGCACTGAAGGTATATATCATTCAGAATATCGACCGCCATTTGGACCTCGAAGATATTGCCAGCTCGAAAGGCTTATCGTATGAAGATATTTTGCGGGAGATTGAAACCATTGTAAACTCTGGTACCAAACTGAACCTCAATTACTACATTAACGAAGTAATTGATGAAGACAGGCAGGACGAAGTATTTGATTATTTCCGATCGGCCGAAGATGATTCAATTGAACATGCCATGGCAGAGCTTGGGAATGAAGATTATACCCAGGAAGAAGTTCAGCTGATGCGTATTAAGTTTATGAGTGAATTAGGTAACTAA